The Tolypothrix sp. PCC 7712 region CTTCGGCGGGGATGGATCGGGCAACCGCTGACTACATCGGAATGATTGCCACGGTAATGAATGCCATGACGCTGCAAGATTCGTTAGAACGAATGGGGATACAGACTCGCGTGCAAACAGCGATCGCTATGCAAGAATTAGCTGAACCTTATATTCGTCGTCGTGCCATCCGTCATCTTGAAAAAGGGCGGGTGGTTATTTTTGGCGCTGGTTCTGGAAATCCCTTCTTTACGACTGATACTACTGCCGCATTAAGAGCCGCAGAAATCGACGCAGAAGTGATTTTTAAAGCCACCAAGGTAGACGGAGTCTATGATGCTGACCCCCATATCTATCCTGATGCCAAACGTTACACCAGCCTCACCTACGCCCATGTTTTGGCTCAAGATTTGCGGGTAATGGATACTACCGCGATTGCCTTGTGTAAAGAAAATAATATCCCGATTCTTGTATTTGACTTAACGATGCGAGGTAATATCCATCGGGCGGTCATGGGAGAATCGATCGGCACCCTTGTGGGAGGTTCTTGTGAAATTAGCTGAAGCTGAGAGTACTATGCAAAAGACTGTTGAGGCAACTCAACGGGCTTTTAACACGATTCGTACTGGCCGTGCCAATGCCAGCCTATTAGATAAGGTATTAGTAGAGTATTACGGTACGCCTACTCCCTTAAAATCACTGGCAAATATCAGTACACCTGATGCCTCAACCATTCTCATTCAACCTTACGATCGCAGTAGCTTGAATATTGTGGAAAAGGCAATTTCCCTGTCAGACGTGGGTTTAACCCCCAGCAACGACGGTTCTGTAATTCGGCTGAATATACCGCCCTTGACAAGCGATCGCCGTAAAGAACTAGTCAAAATTGCTGCCAAGTATGCAGAAGAAGGTCGTGTTGGTATTCGCAACATCCGCCGCGATGCTTTAGATTCTATTCGCAAACAGGAAAAAAGTGCAGAAATTTCTGAGGATGAAGCTAGAGACCAACAAGATAAACTGCAAAAAATAACTAACAAATATACTGCCAAAATCGACGAATTATTGGCAGAAAAAGAAAAGGACATTTCGACTGTCTAGGGAAATGGTAATGGGTAATGGGTAATGGGTAATGGGTAATGGGTAATGGGTAATGGGTAATGGGTAATCAAGAAAATAACTCTTGACCCTTGACTCTTAACTATTAAAAACATCCAACCACAGATATTCATCGATTTTCATTGATTTATATCTGTGGTTTTAATTTGATATGTTTTGATTATTAATAACCTGGGAAAATTTAGTATCTCTGAAGTTTGCCCCAGTAGTTATGGCATCATTGAGAATTGCACCATCCATCTTGGATAAATATAGATTTGCCCTCTGCAAATTAGCTCCAGAAAGATTAGCCCCAGATAAATTAGCTGCGCTGAGGATGGCTTCTTTAAGATTAGCACCGGATAGGTTAGCCCCGGATAAATTGGCTGCGCTGAGGATTGCTCCTTGCAAATTGGCACTACACAAATCAGCGCCAGAAAGATTAGTTTGGTAAAGGTTTGTTTGTGCTAAATTTGCTTGAGCTAGTTTCGCCCCACTGATGTTGGTGTGGCTCAAATCTAGTTGCTCATTTTCCCAATCTTGTTCAGCATTTCTGCTAGCAATAACTGTTAAAGCTGCTTGAATATCTGCACGTATTGTAGTGGTATTGCTTTTAATTTCTGTTTTAGGCAAACTAGAAGCATTATTTCGCACAAAATTAGTTAGAGCTTTCATTATTTGCCAGTGAAGTTTTGGATCTGCTTGGGCAATTTTGGCTAAATTATCAAATACAGTTAAACTAATTTCTAAGTCTTCTTGCTCAAGTTGTGCGATTGCTAATTTGAAACTCTCCTTATTAGAAATATTATTATTTGTTAAGATGTTTTTTTGATTATTACTGAGCGCTATAAAAATTCTCTCTAAAAAATTTATATTTTTAGTATTCCAATTTTTGGCACTTTGGTAAGCAGTTACAAATACTTTTAACATACCCAAGATAATTTTGAATAATTGAATATTCAGATAAAAAACAATATAACTGCTATGAGATTATATCATGAATTATGCAAAAGGCTATTAATTGCTTTAATTTAGCAATAATCAGTAATATATATTAGGAATTATATGTATTTTTTGCAAATTTAGGTATACCGTTATTCCTACTTCTATTTTCATCGTTTCCTTTCTAAACAAGTCTTTTTAGGAATCTAGTTAGATGGCTATACGTAGTAGACTTAGTAAATTATTTCCACTGAATAAATTTAATTTAGAGCAACAATATTGGTCGTTAAATAGCTTAATGCCCCGTCAATCAATTTGGGATTTTGGATTTTAGATTAGACAAATACGAAACTAACCAAATGCAGCTAAATAAACAGCCCATATTGAAAAAGTTAGTATTGATTGGTGGTGGTCACAGCCATGCAATTGTGTTGAAGATGTTTGGCATGAAACCTCTCCCTGGTGTGCATTTGAGTTTGATTACTATGAACTCAGATACACCATATTCAGGAATGTTACCAGGACATATTGCTGGTTTCTACACCCACAATCAATGCCATATTGACTTACAACAATTAGCTAAATTTACTCAAGCACAATTATATATTGACCAAGTTGTGGGTTTAGATTTGCAAAACAATCTAGTAATTTGTGCTAATCACTCGCCGATAGAATTTGATATTTTATCTGTTGATATTGGCAGCACGCCAGCCAAAATATCTGTATCAGATGGAGCAGAATATGTAATACCAGCTAAACCAGTGGCGAAACTCTTAGAACATTGGGATGAATTACTCAAAAATGTCAGAGAAAATCCCCAACAAGCCTTCAAGATTGCGATCGCAGGTGGTGGTGCTGGGGGTGTAGAGTTGGCGCTGGCGATGCAAGCACATTTACAGCAGATTGTCGCACAGTCGGGGATGCTGGAGGTTCATTTATTCCAACGCGATCGCGAACTTATGCCTAAGCATCATTACTCAGTGCGGCAGCTAGTTGAGCAAATTCTCACCCAACGGGGGATAAAACTACATTTAGGAGAAACTGTCACTCAAGTTGCGCCTTTAACAGAGAAGAGAAATCCAGATATTTTGCAAATTAAATGTACATCTGGGTTGACAGTAGAGTGCAACAAAATATTCTGGGTAACCCAAGCATCTGCACCACAGTGGTTAAAAACAACCGGATTGGGAACTGATGAGCAAGGCTTTATTTTAGTAGATGATACATTGCGATCGCTCACCCACCCTCATGTATTTGCAGCAGGTGACATTGCCACAATGGTGAATCATCCTCGTCCTAAAGCTGGGGTATTTGCTGTACGTCAAGGTAAGCCTTTGTTTAAGAATTTGCGGCGGTTTTTACAAGGTAAGCCTCTGCAACCCTATATACCCCAGAAACAATATTTGAGTTTAATTGGTACAGGCGATGGAAAAGCTATCGCTACTAGAGGCGCATTTACCTTACCACCGCATCAACTATTGTGGTTTTGGAAAGATTGCCTTGACCGTCGCTTCATGGAAAAATTATTGGTTTAGCACTAAGGGACTTCCAAGTAAACAAATATTCCCGAACTGACTGAGAACAGTCAACAGTCAACAGTCAACAGTCAACCGTCAACGACTTCAA contains the following coding sequences:
- the frr gene encoding ribosome recycling factor; this translates as MKLAEAESTMQKTVEATQRAFNTIRTGRANASLLDKVLVEYYGTPTPLKSLANISTPDASTILIQPYDRSSLNIVEKAISLSDVGLTPSNDGSVIRLNIPPLTSDRRKELVKIAAKYAEEGRVGIRNIRRDALDSIRKQEKSAEISEDEARDQQDKLQKITNKYTAKIDELLAEKEKDISTV
- a CDS encoding pentapeptide repeat-containing protein, whose product is MLKVFVTAYQSAKNWNTKNINFLERIFIALSNNQKNILTNNNISNKESFKLAIAQLEQEDLEISLTVFDNLAKIAQADPKLHWQIMKALTNFVRNNASSLPKTEIKSNTTTIRADIQAALTVIASRNAEQDWENEQLDLSHTNISGAKLAQANLAQTNLYQTNLSGADLCSANLQGAILSAANLSGANLSGANLKEAILSAANLSGANLSGANLQRANLYLSKMDGAILNDAITTGANFRDTKFSQVINNQNISN
- the pyrH gene encoding UMP kinase → MGTNYRRVLLKLSGEALMGNMGYGIDPEVVKEIAQEVGEVVATGVQIAIVVGGGNIFRGVKAASAGMDRATADYIGMIATVMNAMTLQDSLERMGIQTRVQTAIAMQELAEPYIRRRAIRHLEKGRVVIFGAGSGNPFFTTDTTAALRAAEIDAEVIFKATKVDGVYDADPHIYPDAKRYTSLTYAHVLAQDLRVMDTTAIALCKENNIPILVFDLTMRGNIHRAVMGESIGTLVGGSCEIS
- a CDS encoding FAD-dependent oxidoreductase encodes the protein MQLNKQPILKKLVLIGGGHSHAIVLKMFGMKPLPGVHLSLITMNSDTPYSGMLPGHIAGFYTHNQCHIDLQQLAKFTQAQLYIDQVVGLDLQNNLVICANHSPIEFDILSVDIGSTPAKISVSDGAEYVIPAKPVAKLLEHWDELLKNVRENPQQAFKIAIAGGGAGGVELALAMQAHLQQIVAQSGMLEVHLFQRDRELMPKHHYSVRQLVEQILTQRGIKLHLGETVTQVAPLTEKRNPDILQIKCTSGLTVECNKIFWVTQASAPQWLKTTGLGTDEQGFILVDDTLRSLTHPHVFAAGDIATMVNHPRPKAGVFAVRQGKPLFKNLRRFLQGKPLQPYIPQKQYLSLIGTGDGKAIATRGAFTLPPHQLLWFWKDCLDRRFMEKLLV